A single region of the Nocardioides aquaticus genome encodes:
- a CDS encoding putative bifunctional diguanylate cyclase/phosphodiesterase, with protein sequence MTGLRDVRGLLCGVVRRLGSRGTDPLTGLPDRGVLRDRGPLALALARASGRPVALLLLDLDGFKRINDLLGHHEGDAVLVEVARRLSSVVGAQDLVVRLGGDEFAVLTAPLACVDDAGDLAARIVAAVAAPLAVEELEVTVTASVGVALLDRDGNTLEDLTRAADQAMYAVKRAGGDAPAPLGDLTDPVLAAVHGPRLVAELREAVLAGQLDVHYQPQVDAATGRTTGYEALVRWEHPELGLLLPRHFLPQAERSGLLGPLTDAVLDRALADLPALRRMAPGAGLALNVSARHMAARGLVTDLIDRVRRAGHDPASLVLEITEAATWPTPDVASLFEEVHDAGVRVSIHGFGRDSSSLRSLWTFPAVRQIKIDPEIIATLLTDPTTERQVRGMVSAAHALEVQVVAEGVETASAVARLQELGVDTLQGRWLGAAADPAELARQAGHWAAVGAAVRRTAPGPRTAPTRG encoded by the coding sequence GTGACCGGGTTGCGCGACGTGCGCGGGCTGCTGTGCGGCGTCGTACGACGGCTGGGCAGCCGCGGCACCGACCCGCTGACCGGGCTGCCCGACCGCGGCGTGCTGCGCGACCGCGGACCGCTGGCGCTCGCGCTGGCCCGGGCCTCCGGGCGCCCGGTGGCGCTGCTGCTGCTCGACCTCGACGGGTTCAAGCGGATCAACGACCTGCTGGGCCACCACGAGGGTGACGCCGTGCTGGTCGAGGTGGCCCGCCGGCTCAGCTCCGTGGTCGGTGCGCAGGACCTCGTCGTCCGCCTCGGCGGCGACGAGTTCGCCGTGCTCACCGCGCCCCTGGCCTGCGTCGACGACGCCGGCGACCTCGCCGCCCGGATCGTGGCCGCCGTCGCCGCCCCGCTGGCGGTCGAGGAGCTGGAGGTCACCGTGACCGCGTCGGTCGGCGTGGCCCTGCTCGACCGCGACGGCAACACCCTCGAGGACCTGACCCGGGCCGCGGACCAGGCGATGTACGCCGTCAAGCGCGCCGGCGGCGACGCGCCCGCACCCCTCGGCGACCTCACCGACCCCGTCCTGGCCGCGGTGCACGGCCCGCGCCTGGTCGCGGAGCTGCGCGAGGCCGTCCTCGCCGGGCAGCTCGACGTCCACTACCAGCCGCAGGTCGACGCGGCGACCGGTCGCACGACCGGCTACGAGGCCCTGGTCCGCTGGGAGCACCCCGAGCTCGGGCTGCTCCTGCCGCGCCACTTCCTGCCGCAGGCCGAGCGCAGCGGGCTGCTCGGGCCGCTGACCGACGCCGTGCTCGACCGCGCCCTGGCCGACCTGCCCGCGCTGCGCCGGATGGCGCCCGGAGCCGGGCTCGCGCTCAACGTCTCGGCCCGGCACATGGCCGCCCGCGGACTGGTCACCGACCTGATCGACCGGGTCCGCCGGGCCGGGCACGACCCGGCGTCGCTGGTGCTGGAGATCACCGAGGCGGCCACCTGGCCCACGCCCGACGTCGCGTCGCTCTTCGAGGAGGTCCACGACGCCGGGGTGCGGGTTAGCATCCACGGCTTCGGGCGGGACTCGTCCTCGTTGCGCTCGCTGTGGACCTTCCCCGCGGTGCGCCAGATCAAGATCGACCCCGAGATCATCGCGACCCTGCTCACCGACCCCACCACCGAGCGGCAGGTGCGCGGCATGGTCAGCGCCGCGCACGCCCTCGAGGTCCAGGTCGTCGCCGAGGGCGTCGAGACCGCCTCCGCGGTCGCCCGGCTGCAGGAGCTCGGCGTCGACACCCTCCAGGGCCGGTGGCTCGGCGCGGCCGCGGACCCCGCCGAGCTCGCCCGCCAGGCCGGGCACTGGGCGGCGGTGGGCGCGGCGGTGCGCCGGACCGCGCCGGGTCCGCGGACGGCCCCGACCAGGGGCTGA
- a CDS encoding EAL domain-containing protein — protein sequence MAHFDPLALGLTDPRPLRDRVESLCVEAGHAGRQVVLLAASVSNADELADAYGHEALGAVTAAVVARLGVDQQPPAVPDDGTPDLVIHLLQVSPVGGVLAGLVVHPDLDADDVEAVATRLAGFATLPLEQGGARVWPVVTVALRRCRADDEGWRSLREVRGALYAAGRHHRGCVRWNASPDRTGAGGTGGAGGEDQHDAVVRRELGLVADLAAALHEHPSQLSLVYQPVLDLRSRTLTSAEALLRWHHPERGDVSPAEAVAAAERSGLIHDLGRLVLDLALAQTAAWIGHVGPAYRTHVNVSALELQRPGYVESVADALDRSGTPAEMLLLEITETALLTEDQHVLTTLYRLRALGVGLGIDDFGTGYSSIAQLHRLPVDTVKIDRSLVRDIATSATDFALIRTVLGLLGTTQVTVVAEGIEDAVQASHLQAVGAVFGQGYLLGRPMRPEVFMPAVAPLIRADAGTTA from the coding sequence GTGGCGCACTTCGACCCGCTCGCCCTCGGCCTGACCGACCCGCGCCCGCTGCGCGACCGCGTCGAGTCGCTGTGCGTCGAGGCCGGCCACGCCGGGCGCCAGGTGGTGCTGCTGGCGGCCAGCGTCTCCAACGCCGACGAGCTCGCCGACGCCTACGGCCACGAGGCGCTCGGCGCGGTCACCGCGGCCGTCGTCGCGCGGCTCGGCGTCGACCAGCAGCCACCGGCCGTGCCCGACGACGGGACCCCCGACCTGGTCATCCACCTGCTGCAGGTCTCCCCCGTCGGCGGGGTCCTGGCCGGCCTCGTGGTCCACCCCGACCTCGACGCCGACGACGTCGAGGCGGTCGCCACCCGCCTGGCCGGGTTCGCGACGCTGCCGCTGGAGCAGGGCGGCGCGCGGGTGTGGCCGGTGGTCACCGTGGCGCTGCGCCGCTGCCGGGCCGACGACGAGGGCTGGCGCTCGCTGCGCGAGGTGCGCGGCGCCCTCTACGCCGCCGGCCGGCACCACCGCGGCTGCGTACGGTGGAACGCCTCGCCCGACCGGACCGGTGCGGGCGGGACGGGCGGTGCGGGCGGGGAGGACCAGCACGACGCCGTCGTCCGCCGCGAGCTCGGCCTGGTCGCCGACCTGGCCGCCGCGCTGCACGAGCACCCCTCCCAGCTGTCGCTGGTCTACCAGCCGGTGCTCGACCTGCGCAGCCGCACGCTGACCAGCGCGGAGGCCCTGCTGCGCTGGCACCACCCGGAGCGCGGGGACGTCTCGCCCGCCGAGGCCGTCGCAGCCGCCGAGCGGTCCGGGCTGATCCACGACCTGGGCCGGCTCGTGCTCGACCTGGCCCTGGCGCAGACCGCGGCGTGGATCGGTCACGTGGGGCCGGCGTACCGCACCCACGTCAACGTCTCCGCGCTCGAGCTGCAGCGTCCGGGCTACGTCGAGAGCGTCGCCGACGCCCTGGACCGCTCCGGCACCCCGGCGGAGATGCTGCTGCTCGAGATCACCGAGACGGCGCTGCTGACCGAGGACCAGCACGTGCTGACCACGCTGTACCGGCTGCGCGCGCTCGGCGTCGGCCTGGGCATCGACGACTTCGGCACCGGCTACTCCTCGATCGCGCAGCTGCACCGGCTCCCGGTCGACACCGTCAAGATCGACCGGTCCCTGGTCCGCGACATCGCCACCTCCGCCACCGACTTCGCCCTGATCCGCACCGTGCTGGGGCTGCTCGGCACCACCCAGGTCACCGTCGTCGCCGAGGGCATCGAGGACGCAGTCCAGGCCTCCCACCTGCAGGCCGTCGGCGCCGTCTTCGGGCAGGGCTACCTGCTCGGGCGTCCGATGCGGCCCGAGGTCTTCATGCCGGCCGTCGCCCCGCTGATCCGCGCCGACGCCGGGACGACCGCCTGA
- a CDS encoding protealysin inhibitor emfourin, which produces MTSTPQTRPTVRCGIVPPYLLEHLGYGDTLLLDDRIRARRRDRRGDGAAPLTGAWTVHDAGNGTDLPGRPVRSAGEPGSGDAAVDEAAAGITGALALFREVYDRDSYDGRGAPVSLTVHYGRDYANAFWDGTQLVFGDGDGEVFARFTKAADVLAHELAHAVTERTAGLVYQGQPGALNESVSDVFAACSEQRLLGQQAAEADWLIGAELFLPGVRARALRDMAAPGTAYDDPRLGTDPQPAHLDDYVETTDDNGGVHINSGIPNRAFQLAAVAVGGSSWAGAGRIWYDALTGGDVRPDTDFAGFAAATVAAAGDSAAAVEEAWRQVGVRPVAGSSAPATGGAAPGGPLRTVRVRRSGGFVGRTVEAEVDLGGADERAATLAGLVDRIDPQAARPAGSPMPDHFTYEFDLDGRQVRVPEQDLTDDLRAVADLVLRPDGPTEA; this is translated from the coding sequence ATGACCTCGACGCCGCAGACCCGTCCCACCGTCCGTTGCGGCATCGTGCCGCCCTACCTGCTGGAGCACCTGGGGTACGGCGACACCCTGCTGCTCGACGACCGGATCCGCGCGCGACGCCGCGACCGGCGGGGTGACGGCGCGGCGCCGCTGACCGGGGCGTGGACGGTGCACGACGCCGGCAACGGCACCGACCTGCCCGGCCGGCCGGTGCGCAGCGCGGGCGAGCCCGGGTCGGGCGACGCGGCCGTCGACGAGGCGGCCGCCGGGATCACCGGGGCGCTGGCGCTGTTCCGCGAGGTCTACGACCGCGACTCCTACGACGGTCGCGGGGCGCCGGTGTCGCTGACCGTCCACTACGGCCGCGACTACGCCAACGCGTTCTGGGACGGCACCCAGCTGGTCTTCGGCGACGGCGACGGCGAGGTGTTCGCCCGGTTCACCAAGGCCGCCGACGTGCTGGCGCACGAGCTCGCGCACGCCGTGACCGAGCGCACCGCCGGGCTGGTCTACCAGGGCCAGCCCGGGGCGCTGAACGAGTCCGTCTCCGACGTCTTCGCCGCCTGCTCCGAGCAGCGGCTGCTGGGCCAGCAGGCCGCCGAGGCCGACTGGCTGATCGGCGCCGAGCTGTTCCTGCCCGGTGTCCGGGCCCGGGCGCTGCGCGACATGGCCGCGCCCGGCACGGCCTACGACGACCCCCGCCTGGGCACGGACCCGCAGCCGGCCCACCTCGACGACTACGTCGAGACCACCGACGACAACGGCGGGGTGCACATCAACTCCGGCATCCCCAACCGCGCCTTCCAGCTGGCCGCGGTCGCCGTCGGCGGCTCGTCGTGGGCCGGCGCCGGCCGGATCTGGTACGACGCGCTGACCGGCGGCGACGTGCGCCCCGACACCGACTTCGCGGGCTTCGCGGCAGCGACCGTCGCGGCCGCCGGGGACTCCGCGGCCGCGGTCGAGGAGGCGTGGCGCCAGGTCGGGGTACGCCCGGTCGCCGGCAGCTCGGCGCCCGCGACGGGCGGCGCCGCCCCCGGGGGCCCGCTGCGCACCGTCCGCGTCCGCCGCTCGGGGGGCTTCGTGGGCCGCACCGTCGAGGCCGAGGTCGACCTCGGCGGCGCGGACGAGCGCGCGGCGACCCTGGCCGGGCTGGTGGACCGCATCGACCCGCAGGCCGCCCGCCCGGCCGGCAGCCCGATGCCCGACCACTTCACCTACGAGTTCGACCTCGACGGCCGGCAGGTGCGGGTGCCCGAGCAGGACCTGACCGACGACCTGCGCGCCGTCGCCGACCTGGTGCTGCGGCCCGACGGCCCGACGGAGGCGTAG
- the mshA gene encoding D-inositol-3-phosphate glycosyltransferase — MISLHTSPLDQPGTGDAGGMNVYVTELSRRLARHGVEVDIFTRATSSALPEAVAVDPGVVVRHIHAGPFEGLTKNELPGQLCVFAREVLRAEAAQPSGHYDVVHSHYWLSGQVGALARDRWGVPLVHTMHTMAKVKNEAMAAGDTPEPAARVIGEEQVVDAADVLVANTDLEAKQLINLYDADPGRVEVVYPGVDLDTFTPRDPVAVRRDLGLPADATVLLFAGRIQPLKAPDVLLRAVAHVLERRPGLRRHLVVPVVGGPSGSGLDRPASLVQLAHELGISDVVRFVPPVAQTDLARWYAAATLVAVPSYNESFGLVAAEAQACGTPVVAAAVGGLPTVVRDGVSGLLVEGHDPVRWADTLERLLADPARIEALGAGALAQAREFSWEATAGRTLEAYDRARTVMRGSGT, encoded by the coding sequence ATGATCAGCCTGCACACCTCCCCGCTGGACCAGCCCGGCACCGGTGATGCCGGCGGGATGAACGTCTACGTCACCGAGCTGTCGCGGCGCCTGGCCCGCCACGGCGTCGAGGTCGACATCTTCACCCGCGCCACGAGCTCGGCGCTGCCCGAGGCCGTGGCCGTCGACCCGGGCGTGGTGGTGCGCCACATCCACGCCGGCCCGTTCGAGGGCCTAACCAAGAACGAGCTGCCCGGCCAGCTGTGCGTCTTCGCCCGCGAGGTGCTGCGTGCCGAGGCCGCCCAGCCGTCCGGGCACTACGACGTCGTGCACTCCCACTACTGGCTCTCGGGCCAGGTCGGCGCGCTGGCCCGGGACCGCTGGGGCGTGCCGCTGGTGCACACGATGCACACGATGGCCAAGGTCAAGAACGAGGCGATGGCCGCCGGCGACACCCCCGAGCCCGCCGCCCGCGTCATCGGCGAGGAGCAGGTGGTCGACGCCGCCGACGTCCTCGTGGCCAACACCGACCTCGAGGCCAAGCAGCTGATCAACCTCTACGACGCCGACCCCGGCCGGGTCGAGGTCGTCTACCCCGGCGTCGACCTGGACACCTTCACCCCGCGCGACCCGGTCGCCGTACGTCGCGACCTCGGCCTTCCCGCGGACGCGACCGTGCTGCTCTTCGCTGGCCGGATCCAGCCGCTGAAGGCGCCCGACGTCCTGCTGCGCGCCGTCGCCCACGTGCTCGAGCGCCGCCCCGGCCTGCGCAGGCACCTCGTGGTCCCCGTCGTCGGCGGCCCGTCGGGCAGCGGCCTGGACCGCCCGGCCAGCCTGGTCCAGCTCGCCCACGAGCTCGGCATCTCCGACGTGGTGCGGTTCGTGCCCCCGGTCGCGCAGACCGACCTGGCCCGGTGGTACGCCGCCGCGACGCTGGTCGCCGTCCCCTCCTACAACGAGTCCTTCGGGCTGGTCGCGGCCGAGGCCCAGGCCTGCGGCACGCCCGTGGTCGCCGCCGCCGTCGGCGGGCTGCCCACCGTGGTCCGCGACGGCGTCAGCGGGCTGCTGGTCGAGGGCCACGACCCCGTCCGCTGGGCCGACACCCTGGAGCGCCTGCTCGCCGACCCCGCCCGGATCGAGGCGCTCGGCGCCGGGGCGCTGGCGCAGGCCCGTGAGTTCTCCTGGGAGGCCACCGCCGGCCGCACCCTCGAGGCCTACGACCGCGCGCGCACCGTCATGCGAGGCTCGGGCACGTGA
- a CDS encoding FliA/WhiG family RNA polymerase sigma factor, with translation MSRATPRTPPRNPPRTTPPEIGETWREYKATGDVDLRNRLVMQYSPLVKYVAGRVRSGLPATVESADLVSEGVFGLMDAIEKFEPDRGWEFQTYAVPRIRGAILDSIRSADWVPRSVRTRLRAVEEARTALHRELGRDPEDVELARRLDVGVGELRELVAKPTQMGGGGDEEIAEMGDEAPGLEEAFEDEGTREVLRRTVRELPERDQVVIALYFFEGLTLAEIGQVLQVTESRVSQLRSRATRSLRERLTVALAT, from the coding sequence ATGTCGCGTGCCACGCCGCGGACCCCGCCGCGCAACCCGCCGCGCACCACGCCGCCGGAGATCGGGGAGACCTGGCGCGAGTACAAGGCCACCGGGGACGTCGACCTGCGCAACCGGCTGGTGATGCAGTACTCGCCGCTGGTCAAGTACGTCGCCGGACGCGTGCGCAGCGGCCTGCCGGCCACGGTCGAGTCCGCGGACCTGGTCTCCGAGGGCGTGTTCGGGCTGATGGACGCGATCGAGAAGTTCGAGCCGGACCGCGGCTGGGAGTTCCAGACCTACGCGGTGCCCCGGATCCGCGGCGCGATCCTGGACTCCATCCGCAGCGCCGACTGGGTGCCGCGCTCGGTGCGGACCCGCCTGCGTGCGGTCGAGGAGGCCCGCACCGCGCTGCACCGCGAGCTGGGCCGCGACCCGGAGGACGTCGAGCTGGCCCGGCGCCTCGACGTCGGGGTCGGCGAGCTGCGCGAGCTGGTCGCCAAGCCGACCCAGATGGGCGGCGGCGGGGACGAGGAGATCGCCGAGATGGGCGACGAGGCCCCCGGCCTGGAGGAGGCCTTCGAGGACGAGGGCACCCGCGAGGTGCTGCGCCGCACGGTGCGCGAGCTGCCCGAGCGCGACCAGGTCGTGATCGCGCTCTACTTCTTCGAGGGCCTGACCCTGGCCGAGATCGGTCAGGTGCTGCAGGTGACCGAGTCCCGGGTCAGCCAGCTGCGCAGCCGGGCCACCAGGTCGCTGCGCGAGCGGCTCACGGTGGCGCTGGCGACCTGA
- a CDS encoding DMT family transporter, translating to MSRPAPSWLPLAAVGCTLVLWASAFVAIRHLGRDFSPGALSLGRLLVGSLTLGVVVAVTRRRTGRALVRPTTREALALAAIGVLWFGVYNVALNEGELRVDAGTAAMLIQVSPVLIALLAALFLGERFTGALALGLALAFGGVVLIALAGPADGDRDVLGVALVLLAAVVYAVSLVLQKPLVRRLPALQVTWAACTVGALVCLPWAGDLLAQVRAAPTSSVWWVVYLGVFPTALAFTTYAYALGRMDASRLGVTTYLVPPITIVLGLLLLGEAPPALAYAGGVLALVGVAVARRGPAAGRKTGRAPVGADPVRSPAPP from the coding sequence GTGTCCCGTCCCGCCCCCTCCTGGCTGCCGCTCGCCGCGGTCGGCTGCACCCTGGTCCTGTGGGCCTCGGCGTTCGTCGCGATCCGGCACCTCGGCCGCGACTTCTCCCCCGGCGCGCTGTCGCTGGGGCGGCTGCTGGTCGGGTCGCTGACGCTGGGCGTGGTGGTGGCGGTGACCCGGCGGCGCACGGGTCGGGCGCTGGTGCGTCCCACGACCCGTGAGGCGCTGGCCCTCGCCGCGATCGGCGTGCTGTGGTTCGGGGTCTACAACGTCGCGCTGAACGAGGGCGAGCTGCGCGTCGACGCCGGCACGGCGGCGATGCTGATCCAGGTCTCACCGGTGCTGATCGCGCTGCTGGCGGCGCTGTTCCTGGGCGAGCGGTTCACCGGCGCCCTCGCGCTCGGCCTCGCGCTGGCCTTCGGCGGGGTGGTCCTGATCGCCCTGGCCGGCCCAGCCGACGGCGACCGCGACGTCCTGGGCGTCGCGCTCGTGCTGCTCGCCGCGGTGGTCTACGCGGTCTCGCTGGTGCTGCAGAAGCCCCTCGTACGCCGACTGCCCGCGCTCCAGGTCACCTGGGCGGCCTGCACGGTCGGGGCCCTGGTCTGCCTGCCCTGGGCCGGTGACCTGCTCGCGCAGGTCCGCGCCGCGCCGACCTCCTCGGTGTGGTGGGTGGTCTACCTCGGCGTCTTCCCGACCGCGCTGGCCTTCACCACCTACGCCTACGCGCTGGGGCGGATGGACGCCTCGCGGCTGGGCGTCACCACCTACCTGGTGCCGCCGATCACGATCGTGCTGGGCCTGCTGCTGCTCGGGGAGGCGCCGCCCGCGCTGGCGTACGCCGGGGGCGTGCTGGCCCTCGTCGGCGTGGCCGTGGCCCGCCGCGGCCCGGCGGCCGGACGGAAGACCGGACGGGCGCCGGTGGGCGCCGACCCGGTCAGGTCGCCAGCGCCACCGTGA
- a CDS encoding DMT family transporter, with product MRTPAAAPATAGAPGPVLGRGLLLVCLAGVLWGTIGPSVPLAVEASGLGPLTVGALRGLVAAGVLLAAVASVGRLRRCWVLARPQWRRVVAVGVLTATFQQLFFVAVLWAGVSIATVVCLGFAPALLLVVGSVRERRPPAAGALATVVVAVVGLLLVGGAGSEGPAGSRPVVGVLAALAAGAAYGFSAEVGAPLSRRLDTLTMTTATMVVAAGVLLPLGLGLPLLRGEPVLTADLASWGWIVYLGVVTMAVAYALLFTGLRTTSSGTAVVASLLEPVTAVLLAVAFLGERLSPAGVLGSVLILLAIATLGRRTREPAPQ from the coding sequence GTGAGGACTCCTGCCGCGGCGCCGGCCACCGCCGGGGCGCCGGGGCCGGTGCTGGGCCGGGGGCTGCTGCTGGTCTGCCTGGCCGGCGTCCTCTGGGGGACGATCGGCCCGTCCGTGCCGCTGGCCGTCGAGGCCTCCGGGCTCGGCCCGCTGACGGTCGGGGCGCTGCGCGGGCTGGTCGCGGCCGGCGTCCTGCTCGCGGCGGTGGCCTCGGTCGGACGGCTGCGCCGCTGCTGGGTGCTGGCCCGGCCGCAGTGGCGCCGCGTGGTGGCGGTCGGCGTGCTCACCGCGACCTTCCAGCAGCTGTTCTTCGTCGCCGTGCTGTGGGCGGGGGTCAGCATCGCCACGGTCGTGTGCCTCGGGTTCGCCCCGGCGCTGCTGCTGGTGGTGGGCAGCGTCCGCGAACGCCGGCCCCCGGCCGCGGGGGCGCTGGCCACCGTGGTGGTCGCGGTGGTCGGGCTGCTGCTGGTCGGCGGCGCCGGAAGCGAGGGGCCGGCCGGCTCCCGCCCGGTCGTCGGGGTGCTGGCCGCGCTCGCCGCCGGTGCGGCGTACGGGTTCTCCGCCGAGGTCGGCGCCCCGCTCTCGCGGCGCCTCGACACCCTCACGATGACGACCGCGACGATGGTCGTGGCGGCCGGCGTCCTGCTGCCCCTCGGGCTGGGGCTGCCGCTGCTGCGCGGGGAGCCGGTGCTGACCGCTGACCTCGCGTCGTGGGGGTGGATCGTCTACCTCGGCGTGGTGACGATGGCGGTCGCGTACGCCCTGCTGTTCACCGGGCTGCGCACCACCTCGAGCGGCACCGCGGTGGTGGCGAGCCTGCTCGAGCCGGTGACGGCGGTGCTGCTCGCGGTCGCGTTCCTGGGCGAGCGGCTGAGCCCGGCCGGCGTGCTGGGCTCGGTGCTGATCCTGCTGGCCATCGCCACGCTGGGGCGGCGCACGAGGGAACCGGCGCCGCAGTAG
- a CDS encoding SDR family NAD(P)-dependent oxidoreductase, giving the protein METTTPLAVVTGASSGIGAATARTLAAAGYHVVCAARRAERVEELAREIGGTAVTCDVTDEDQVAALAAQVGARLDVLVNNAGGAFGMTPVAEADSAQWRAMYEVNVIGLMQVTRALLPALLASGAGTILNVGSTAGRIAYEGGAGYTAAKHGTQVVTETLRLELFDQPVRVLEIAPGMVRTEEFSAVRFDGDQAKADAVYAGVPDPLTAEDVADAIGWMVTRPAHVNVDSLVIKPRAQAAQHKVHRV; this is encoded by the coding sequence ATGGAGACCACCACACCCCTCGCCGTCGTCACCGGAGCCAGCAGCGGGATCGGGGCCGCCACCGCCCGCACCCTGGCCGCCGCCGGCTACCACGTCGTGTGCGCCGCGCGCCGGGCCGAGCGCGTCGAGGAGCTGGCCCGCGAGATCGGGGGCACGGCCGTGACCTGCGACGTCACCGACGAGGACCAGGTCGCCGCGCTGGCCGCGCAGGTCGGGGCGCGCCTGGACGTGCTGGTCAACAACGCCGGCGGCGCCTTCGGGATGACCCCGGTCGCGGAGGCCGACTCCGCGCAGTGGCGCGCGATGTACGAGGTCAACGTGATCGGGCTGATGCAGGTCACCCGCGCCCTGCTGCCGGCCCTGCTGGCCTCGGGCGCCGGCACGATCCTCAACGTCGGCTCGACCGCCGGCCGGATCGCCTACGAGGGCGGCGCGGGCTACACCGCGGCCAAGCACGGCACCCAGGTGGTGACCGAGACGCTGCGCCTGGAGCTGTTCGACCAGCCGGTCCGCGTCCTGGAGATCGCCCCGGGCATGGTCCGCACCGAGGAGTTCAGCGCGGTCCGCTTCGACGGCGACCAGGCGAAGGCCGACGCCGTGTACGCCGGGGTGCCCGACCCGCTGACCGCCGAGGACGTCGCCGATGCCATCGGGTGGATGGTCACCCGTCCCGCCCACGTCAACGTCGACAGCCTGGTCATCAAGCCCCGCGCGCAGGCCGCGCAGCACAAGGTCCACCGCGTCTGA
- a CDS encoding YbjN domain-containing protein produces the protein MSDPTDQPTDQPTDQPSDQPSDPLGDAPASMTPDQQRRAATLRAYLQANDLEHTETAVGGFSFALPGERKLQTPVRLDVGVHALGVHAFVCRQPDEAHERVYRWLLERNLKTFGAAFALDHHGDIYLDGRLPLGVLDAGQGADGPADPTDLPELDRLLGAVLSTADESFNAILELGFASSIRKEWDWRRLRGESTANLEAFRGWLEAGDDARP, from the coding sequence GTGAGCGACCCGACCGACCAGCCGACCGACCAGCCGACCGACCAGCCGAGCGACCAGCCGAGCGACCCGCTCGGGGACGCGCCGGCGTCGATGACGCCGGACCAGCAGCGCCGGGCCGCGACGCTGCGCGCGTACCTGCAGGCCAACGACCTGGAGCACACCGAGACCGCCGTCGGCGGGTTCTCCTTCGCGCTGCCCGGCGAGCGGAAGCTCCAGACGCCGGTACGCCTCGACGTCGGCGTGCACGCGCTCGGGGTGCACGCGTTCGTGTGCCGCCAGCCCGACGAGGCGCACGAGCGGGTCTACCGGTGGCTGCTGGAGCGCAACCTCAAGACCTTCGGCGCGGCCTTCGCGCTGGACCACCACGGCGACATCTACCTCGACGGACGGCTGCCGCTGGGCGTCCTCGACGCCGGGCAGGGCGCGGACGGCCCCGCCGACCCGACGGACCTCCCCGAGCTGGACCGCCTGCTGGGCGCGGTGCTCTCGACCGCCGACGAGTCGTTCAACGCGATCCTGGAGCTCGGGTTCGCCTCCTCGATCCGCAAGGAGTGGGACTGGCGGCGCCTGCGCGGGGAGTCGACGGCCAACCTCGAGGCGTTCCGCGGCTGGCTCGAGGCCGGGGACGACGCCCGGCCGTAG
- a CDS encoding aspartate/glutamate racemase family protein yields the protein MQTIGLIGGMSWESSSVYYEMLNRGVQQRRGGLSSARTVLSSVDFAEVDALQRAERWDDVAEVLVGAATGVERAGADFLLLCTTTFHRVADQVADAVDIPVLHLADVVADAVRAQGLDEIGFVGTSLAMSRTFFLDRLRSHGLTVHVPEAHHHEELDAIIYGELIHGRVLDSSRRTVVGLVEELWDAGAGGVVLGCTELELLVRQADAELPLFPCTSLHVAAALDRALA from the coding sequence GTGCAGACCATCGGACTGATCGGCGGGATGAGCTGGGAGAGCAGCTCGGTCTACTACGAGATGCTCAACCGGGGGGTGCAGCAGCGGCGCGGCGGGCTCAGCTCGGCGCGGACGGTGCTGAGCTCGGTCGACTTCGCCGAGGTCGACGCGCTGCAGCGCGCCGAGCGCTGGGACGACGTCGCCGAGGTCCTCGTCGGCGCCGCGACGGGCGTCGAGCGGGCCGGCGCGGACTTCCTGCTGCTGTGCACCACGACCTTCCACCGGGTGGCCGACCAGGTCGCCGACGCCGTCGACATCCCGGTCCTGCACCTCGCCGACGTGGTGGCCGACGCCGTCCGCGCCCAGGGTCTCGACGAGATCGGGTTCGTCGGCACCTCCCTGGCGATGTCGCGCACCTTCTTCCTCGACCGGCTCCGCAGCCACGGCCTCACGGTGCACGTGCCCGAGGCGCACCACCACGAGGAGCTCGACGCGATCATCTACGGCGAGCTGATCCACGGCCGCGTCCTGGACTCCTCGCGCCGCACCGTCGTCGGGCTGGTCGAGGAGCTGTGGGACGCCGGCGCCGGCGGGGTGGTGCTCGGCTGCACCGAGCTCGAGCTGCTCGTGCGCCAGGCCGACGCCGAGCTGCCGCTCTTCCCGTGCACCTCGCTGCACGTCGCCGCCGCGCTCGACCGCGCCCTGGCCTGA